In one Thermodesulfobium acidiphilum genomic region, the following are encoded:
- a CDS encoding glycosyltransferase, translating to MSKLAKISLPIFNSLLFFAFLQGIATHTFEWLQWLMMFFIVYGTVILGGFIIKQFEDQKIDEKYKPYVSILIPAHNEENVIRNTVLDAINQDYMDDKGKKLFEVIVIDNVSSDNTPVILRQMQDEYPELRVIYQGQDAKRGKPAALIAGLRESQGEVIAVFDSDTRIPSDFIKKCMPYLSDPKVGGVQSLVRMYNADKNFLTKAQDDEFAIFTRIYQEGRDFLDGAPTLGGNGQITKKEAILAVGGWNEHALTEDLELSLRLYEAGYNIRFCPEVSVYQEGVENFGALVKQRTRWALGYLQCLMEHTPKIIFSRMAFNKKLDLSLTLFSIFLPYLTLVGYAYLLLELSRIFMFYTTLPSFILNFLAFAFLVNASVGARVLGLPRKSLLYVPLRYWFFSLHWLIAYIQAMWKMWLMWINDEAPFWDKTHHNGLQEETAKGVSAAFQVIK from the coding sequence GTGTCAAAACTTGCTAAGATAAGCCTTCCAATTTTCAACTCACTCTTGTTCTTTGCTTTTTTGCAGGGGATTGCTACTCACACCTTTGAGTGGCTCCAGTGGCTAATGATGTTTTTCATTGTATATGGCACTGTAATATTAGGGGGCTTTATAATAAAGCAATTTGAAGATCAAAAGATCGACGAGAAATACAAGCCATATGTTAGCATACTAATACCAGCGCACAACGAGGAAAACGTCATTAGAAATACTGTTCTTGACGCTATAAATCAAGACTATATGGATGATAAAGGCAAAAAATTATTTGAGGTAATTGTTATAGACAACGTTTCTAGCGATAATACTCCTGTGATCTTAAGGCAGATGCAAGATGAATACCCAGAACTAAGAGTTATCTATCAGGGTCAAGATGCAAAAAGGGGTAAACCTGCTGCCTTGATAGCCGGTTTAAGGGAATCTCAAGGAGAAGTCATTGCAGTCTTTGACTCTGATACCAGGATTCCATCTGATTTTATAAAGAAGTGCATGCCATATCTATCCGATCCGAAGGTCGGAGGGGTTCAGTCGTTAGTTAGGATGTATAATGCCGACAAGAATTTTTTGACAAAGGCCCAAGACGATGAGTTTGCCATATTTACGAGAATATATCAGGAGGGTAGAGACTTTTTAGACGGTGCGCCTACCCTTGGGGGTAATGGTCAAATAACCAAAAAAGAAGCCATTTTAGCTGTTGGTGGCTGGAATGAGCATGCTCTTACTGAAGATCTTGAGCTTTCACTAAGGTTGTATGAAGCGGGGTATAACATTAGATTTTGTCCTGAGGTATCTGTTTATCAGGAAGGGGTAGAAAACTTCGGTGCTCTTGTGAAACAGCGAACCAGATGGGCTCTGGGTTATTTACAGTGTCTTATGGAACATACCCCTAAGATTATTTTTTCCAGGATGGCTTTTAATAAGAAGTTAGACTTAAGTTTGACTCTTTTTTCTATATTTTTGCCATATTTAACTTTGGTGGGTTATGCGTATCTTTTACTTGAGCTTAGCAGGATATTTATGTTTTATACGACTTTACCTTCCTTTATACTTAACTTTCTGGCTTTTGCATTTCTTGTTAATGCAAGCGTGGGCGCAAGAGTTTTAGGTCTACCCAGAAAGTCTTTACTTTATGTTCCATTAAGGTATTGGTTTTTCTCGCTTCACTGGTTAATTGCTTATATACAGGCTATGTGGAAGATGTGGCTTATGTGGATAAATGATGAAGCTCCTTTCTGGGACAAAACCCATCACAACGGTTTGCAGGAAGAGACTGCAAAGGGCGTGTCTGCTGCCTTTCAAGTTATAAAGTAG
- a CDS encoding MinD/ParA family ATP-binding protein, translating to MSDQAQELRKLRERLSSVLYSQSNRQPFKNKLSISFAGGKGGTGKTVLSVNVALSFAKNGIKTVLLDADVGLANANIILGIKPKKNWADFLYNNAPFEDILYFYNSNFILIPGASGISDAANLPSYKQEELLVSLDILESQTDILIIDVGAGIQDNIINFSIASNNIVVVTNPDPTALTDAYSFIKIISNRLSVVHKIYLVINMARSFDEVKRIYEVFIPMVKSRLNVNLEILGSISYSEEMVLSVKQSKPLLINYPRSGASRQIEIISNKLLENLYSQNRIQSILPKSHFNKPDEFEASRKEGSKSGLDITKSDSFVSRFCKFFGIKK from the coding sequence ATGAGCGATCAGGCGCAAGAATTAAGAAAGCTAAGGGAAAGACTAAGTAGCGTTTTATACTCTCAATCAAATCGACAACCATTTAAAAACAAGCTTTCAATCTCTTTTGCTGGTGGGAAAGGCGGTACAGGAAAGACAGTGCTTAGCGTGAACGTAGCCCTATCCTTTGCAAAAAATGGAATAAAAACAGTTCTTCTGGATGCAGATGTGGGGCTTGCAAACGCAAATATAATATTGGGGATAAAACCTAAAAAAAATTGGGCTGATTTTTTGTACAACAATGCCCCATTTGAAGACATATTGTACTTTTATAATAGTAATTTTATATTGATTCCTGGAGCATCAGGCATCTCAGACGCTGCAAATCTTCCATCTTACAAACAAGAGGAACTTCTTGTATCCCTTGATATCCTTGAGTCTCAGACAGATATATTAATAATTGATGTGGGGGCAGGAATTCAGGATAATATAATAAACTTCTCCATTGCATCAAACAATATTGTTGTTGTTACCAATCCCGATCCAACCGCTCTTACCGATGCTTACAGCTTTATCAAGATAATCTCTAATAGGCTTTCTGTTGTTCATAAAATATATCTTGTAATAAATATGGCAAGGAGCTTTGATGAGGTTAAAAGAATTTATGAAGTATTTATACCAATGGTAAAATCAAGATTAAACGTAAATTTAGAAATACTTGGGAGTATTTCATATTCTGAAGAAATGGTTTTGTCAGTAAAACAAAGTAAACCTCTTCTAATAAATTATCCTAGATCTGGTGCTTCAAGACAAATAGAGATTATTTCCAACAAGCTTTTAGAAAACCTTTATAGTCAAAACCGGATTCAAAGCATACTGCCAAAATCTCATTTTAACAAACCCGATGAGTTTGAGGCTTCTAGAAAGGAAGGTTCTAAGAGTGGATTAGATATTACCAAAAGCGATTCCTTTGTTTCAAGGTTTTGTAAATTTTTTGGAATAAAAAAGTAA
- the fliS gene encoding flagellar export chaperone FliS has protein sequence MTPYGSQVYKTNELETSPPWKILIMSYETIIKNLKIAKEAIKKKDFFVKSKSISKAQMIILTLISMLDQSQDKEIVGSLTSLYFYYTKELTIANAENSIERIDNVIGLIDTLKSGWEEAFSKMGLLVK, from the coding sequence ATGACGCCTTATGGCTCGCAGGTATATAAAACAAATGAATTAGAAACGTCTCCACCCTGGAAGATTTTGATAATGTCTTATGAAACTATTATAAAAAACCTGAAAATAGCCAAAGAAGCTATTAAAAAGAAGGATTTTTTTGTAAAGAGTAAAAGTATATCCAAAGCTCAGATGATAATACTTACTCTGATTTCAATGCTCGATCAAAGTCAAGACAAAGAAATTGTAGGCTCTCTTACTTCCCTGTACTTTTATTACACAAAAGAGCTAACAATAGCAAATGCTGAGAATTCTATTGAGAGGATAGACAACGTGATTGGCCTTATAGATACTCTAAAGAGTGGTTGGGAAGAGGCATTTTCAAAGATGGGACTCTTGGTGAAGTGA
- a CDS encoding sensor histidine kinase: MELLKEVIELIEYPVLIIDKRGQIVYFNKKFKEFSWIKDLEGKYYFEVLRFSEAHEILKDNKIKDFEKEIFLGMNLTKYTFILKSSQDLRIIVLKPGENKEESELKKRLLGQISHELKTPVAAISSIIETGEATGNIDSAFSEKVLDKIKRLDLALNNAIVITKIQLGLINIKKAKINILLFLEEVLKNSFLKNSHLNVKINIERDKTVETDPYILKTITKNILLNSKIHGKEPIFISFYENILVIEDSGPGFKEGEMKELNRQDSSGIGLGTAIIKSLAKMAGILIHFSNEMGARVELRF; encoded by the coding sequence ATGGAACTTTTAAAAGAGGTTATTGAACTAATTGAATACCCTGTTTTAATTATTGACAAAAGAGGACAGATTGTCTACTTCAATAAAAAATTCAAAGAATTTTCATGGATAAAAGATTTAGAAGGCAAATATTATTTTGAAGTACTTAGGTTCTCTGAAGCCCACGAGATATTAAAGGATAACAAAATAAAAGACTTTGAAAAAGAGATATTTTTAGGCATGAATTTAACAAAATATACGTTTATTTTAAAGTCGTCACAGGATTTGAGAATCATAGTCTTAAAGCCTGGAGAAAATAAAGAAGAGTCAGAGCTAAAAAAAAGACTTCTTGGTCAGATCTCTCATGAATTAAAAACCCCAGTTGCAGCCATTAGTTCGATTATAGAAACAGGAGAAGCTACAGGCAATATAGATTCTGCTTTCTCAGAAAAGGTGTTAGATAAGATAAAAAGACTTGATCTTGCATTAAATAACGCTATAGTAATAACAAAAATTCAACTAGGCCTAATAAATATAAAAAAAGCTAAAATTAATATCTTATTATTCCTTGAAGAAGTTTTAAAAAATTCCTTTTTAAAAAATTCACATTTAAATGTAAAAATAAATATTGAAAGAGACAAAACTGTTGAAACAGACCCGTATATTCTTAAAACTATAACAAAAAATATACTACTAAATTCAAAAATTCACGGGAAAGAACCAATATTTATTAGCTTCTATGAAAATATTCTTGTTATAGAGGATAGTGGCCCTGGGTTTAAAGAAGGAGAAATGAAGGAGCTAAATAGGCAGGATAGCTCAGGAATCGGTCTAGGAACTGCAATAATTAAAAGCCTTGCAAAAATGGCAGGCATTTTGATTCACTTCTCAAACGAAATGGGAGCACGAGTAGAACTTAGGTTTTAA
- a CDS encoding FliH/SctL family protein, translating into MKIKNSRVLKNVYLGKECFVVPVKQQTECSEPEALSNNIDKKEETVDKEDIINKAMSEIEMLKENARKDGFELGYKEGMKKAQEEIEAKEKEWLQVFKENILKLEKENKEYLDRVEKRLEEEAFNIVVKSVSQILHSNLLKDVEILKERIRAFLREIPPSVEIKIKVSKDDAERFYGFELPVEVDPVLKSGDFMIKTDLGFLDGRIKSLEDDFIKELKRIFE; encoded by the coding sequence ATGAAAATAAAAAACTCTAGGGTTTTAAAAAACGTATATTTGGGGAAAGAGTGTTTTGTTGTTCCTGTGAAACAGCAAACTGAATGTTCCGAGCCTGAAGCGTTGTCAAATAATATTGATAAAAAAGAAGAAACAGTGGATAAAGAAGATATAATAAATAAAGCAATGTCTGAAATCGAAATGCTAAAAGAAAATGCTAGAAAGGATGGTTTCGAGTTAGGATATAAAGAGGGGATGAAAAAGGCGCAGGAAGAAATAGAGGCAAAAGAAAAGGAGTGGCTTCAGGTATTTAAAGAAAATATATTAAAGTTAGAAAAAGAAAATAAAGAATATCTTGATAGGGTTGAGAAGAGACTCGAAGAGGAAGCCTTTAATATAGTAGTGAAGTCAGTGAGCCAGATTTTGCACTCTAATTTACTGAAAGACGTAGAAATACTAAAAGAGCGAATAAGAGCTTTTCTAAGGGAAATTCCTCCTAGTGTTGAGATAAAGATAAAGGTTTCAAAAGATGACGCAGAAAGATTTTATGGTTTTGAATTGCCAGTAGAAGTTGATCCGGTTTTAAAGAGTGGGGATTTTATGATAAAAACAGATTTAGGCTTTCTTGACGGGAGAATAAAATCTTTGGAAGATGATTTTATAAAAGAATTAAAGAGGATCTTTGAGTAG
- a CDS encoding HD-GYP domain-containing protein, translated as MIRTRVENLKEGDVLAYPVIDEAGRVLIGAGIPLKAIVIKRLKELGFNYVYIEAPGFEDVERLEMISQNTELEIIKTSKDVFGKIKRTQELDPQKIQHLAVTVINEILSKKNIAIVIDDLMVSSDYLFRHLARTMLFCSILGISMGYSENKLRDLAKAAFLHDIGYAFIDESIRNKKGKLTPEEIEIIKQHPKLADVILTKNNFSSTVRKAVLQHHERFDGSGYPLGLKGEEIFELARLIAVIDVFEAMTSEMPYRKALFPSEVYEYVMSQSGRLFDPEIVKLFSKKIIIYPTGTSVILSNNLVGVVKSINTSYPLRPVVKVFAKMSDEGTVTYLERDIEIDLLKTLDVVIVGSTDLYGNIIDYERNISVSY; from the coding sequence ATGATAAGAACTAGAGTCGAAAATCTTAAGGAAGGTGACGTATTAGCCTACCCTGTAATTGATGAAGCAGGTCGTGTTCTTATCGGAGCAGGTATACCACTGAAGGCCATAGTCATAAAGCGCCTTAAGGAATTGGGTTTTAACTATGTTTATATTGAGGCGCCTGGCTTTGAGGACGTTGAGCGACTTGAAATGATATCCCAAAATACAGAACTTGAAATAATAAAGACGTCAAAAGATGTATTTGGCAAGATAAAAAGGACTCAAGAACTAGACCCCCAAAAGATTCAACACCTTGCTGTTACCGTGATAAATGAAATACTGAGCAAGAAGAACATTGCCATAGTAATAGATGACTTGATGGTGTCTTCTGATTATCTATTTAGGCACCTTGCTAGAACGATGCTTTTTTGCTCTATTTTGGGTATAAGCATGGGATATAGCGAAAATAAACTCAGAGATTTAGCAAAAGCAGCATTTTTACACGATATTGGATATGCATTTATAGACGAAAGCATTAGAAACAAGAAGGGGAAACTTACTCCTGAAGAAATAGAGATTATAAAACAGCATCCAAAGCTTGCCGATGTTATTCTTACAAAAAATAATTTTTCTTCAACAGTTCGAAAAGCAGTTTTACAACACCACGAGAGATTTGATGGGAGCGGTTATCCGTTAGGGTTAAAAGGGGAAGAGATTTTTGAGCTTGCAAGGTTAATTGCTGTGATTGATGTCTTTGAAGCTATGACATCTGAAATGCCTTATAGAAAGGCTCTTTTCCCAAGCGAGGTATATGAATACGTTATGTCTCAGTCTGGTAGACTCTTTGACCCGGAAATTGTAAAGCTTTTTTCAAAAAAGATAATAATATATCCGACTGGCACGTCGGTAATTTTATCAAATAACCTTGTTGGAGTAGTGAAGTCAATAAATACGTCTTATCCTTTAAGGCCTGTTGTGAAGGTTTTTGCAAAGATGTCAGATGAAGGAACTGTAACTTATCTTGAAAGGGATATTGAGATTGACCTGCTCAAAACTTTGGATGTCGTTATAGTCGGATCTACTGATTTGTATGGGAACATTATAGATTACGAGAGAAATATTAGTGTTAGTTATTAG
- a CDS encoding carbon storage regulator: MLVISRKPGQSFVISDNIVITIISIERDVVKVGIDASKDIRVLRSELVDRIKDSMKNSVFKEKDMNSLLKVLKDENKKL; the protein is encoded by the coding sequence GTGTTAGTTATTAGCAGAAAACCAGGTCAAAGTTTTGTTATAAGCGATAATATTGTGATAACGATAATCTCTATTGAGAGAGATGTGGTAAAGGTTGGAATTGATGCTTCAAAAGATATTAGAGTTCTAAGAAGCGAGCTAGTTGACAGGATAAAGGATTCGATGAAAAATTCTGTTTTTAAAGAGAAAGATATGAATAGTCTGTTAAAAGTCTTAAAAGATGAAAATAAAAAACTCTAG
- a CDS encoding DUF2225 domain-containing protein, whose amino-acid sequence MFDKNKFFQTDLVCPVCKAKFKQLKLKTNAFRIKSRDIDMCNTYEGINPNLYSPVVCPECGYANLDHSFQNKLSDVVITLLQKELPKSKLYKIDVTGERDYARAIDAYEQAIYCANIAGHSASLLAGIYFRMTCLAKSFGSSDEDEYRKKAIEFYEKAYDHEEFPLGGKMSQTLVEYMIASMYFKLNRLEQAVYWLNFSFSRDPKGSTDPKAYSMIKELWMTVKNIIKNK is encoded by the coding sequence TTGTTCGACAAAAACAAATTTTTCCAAACAGATCTTGTCTGCCCCGTATGTAAGGCTAAATTTAAACAATTAAAATTGAAAACTAATGCCTTTAGGATAAAGAGTAGAGACATTGATATGTGCAATACCTATGAAGGCATAAATCCAAATCTTTATAGCCCAGTTGTATGTCCTGAGTGTGGCTATGCAAATCTTGATCACAGTTTTCAAAACAAACTTTCAGATGTAGTAATAACGCTACTCCAAAAAGAGCTTCCCAAATCAAAACTTTATAAAATAGATGTTACAGGCGAAAGAGATTATGCGCGTGCTATAGACGCTTACGAGCAGGCAATTTATTGTGCTAATATAGCAGGTCACAGCGCAAGCCTTCTAGCAGGAATATATTTCAGGATGACCTGTCTTGCTAAAAGCTTTGGATCTTCAGATGAAGATGAGTACAGAAAAAAAGCTATAGAGTTTTACGAAAAGGCATATGATCACGAAGAATTTCCGCTAGGTGGAAAAATGAGTCAAACCCTTGTAGAATACATGATAGCTTCGATGTATTTCAAACTCAATAGGCTTGAACAGGCTGTCTACTGGTTAAACTTCTCTTTTTCAAGAGATCCAAAAGGATCAACTGACCCTAAGGCCTATTCAATGATAAAAGAATTGTGGATGACAGTAAAAAATATAATAAAAAATAAATAA
- the secG gene encoding preprotein translocase subunit SecG, which yields MIDFFKSAILLFEVGVAILLIALILLHGPKGEGLGSIGGEARLFTSPQGSTSGLTRLTAYVAGVFILLALLMGIFW from the coding sequence ATGATTGATTTTTTTAAGAGTGCCATACTGCTTTTTGAAGTAGGAGTGGCAATTTTGCTAATTGCGTTAATTTTGCTCCATGGTCCAAAAGGAGAAGGTCTGGGATCTATTGGTGGAGAGGCAAGGCTATTTACATCTCCACAGGGTTCTACTTCAGGCTTAACCAGACTCACTGCTTACGTAGCGGGAGTTTTTATTTTACTTGCATTACTTATGGGAATTTTTTGGTAG
- a CDS encoding FliI/YscN family ATPase has product MKNLKVLRDFIEDYNYLPWNGTIDKISGYVIESIGPKASIGEIVYIDSGKNQIPCLVIGFSSNKVYLTPFDAIEGIEPGSIVKKTGKQLGLWVGKHLLGQVLDGLGRPLSTGYIERDDMSQYRSIENKSPHPLKRGRIKEPISTGIRAIDGLLTLGKGQRVGIFAGSGIGKTTLLGMISRFCNAQVNIIALVGERGREVREFLEESLGEDGLTKSVVIVSTSDNPPSQRVLSAFTATVIAEYFRDLGMDVLMVMDSLTRVCMAQRELGLSIGEPPTTRGYPPSVFTMMARLLERAGTSDKGSITGIYTVLVEGDDLAEPIADHARSILDGHIVLSRDLAERGYYPPIDISQSISRLMSSITDKEHLNLSYRIKELIASYKEAYDLINIGAYQKGSNSKIDESIEKMSKIEEFLKQSPDDASSFDNTRRLLEEILI; this is encoded by the coding sequence GTGAAGAATCTCAAAGTTCTAAGAGATTTTATAGAAGATTACAATTACCTCCCCTGGAATGGTACAATTGATAAGATTAGCGGTTATGTAATTGAGTCGATTGGTCCCAAGGCTTCAATTGGTGAAATAGTATACATTGATTCAGGAAAAAACCAAATACCATGTTTGGTTATTGGATTTTCTTCAAACAAAGTATATCTTACGCCTTTTGACGCCATTGAGGGTATAGAACCAGGCTCAATAGTAAAAAAGACGGGAAAACAGCTGGGATTGTGGGTAGGTAAGCACCTTTTGGGACAGGTGTTAGATGGTTTGGGGAGACCCTTGTCAACTGGATATATAGAAAGAGATGATATGTCTCAATACAGATCGATTGAAAACAAATCTCCACATCCGCTAAAAAGAGGGAGGATAAAAGAACCTATATCAACGGGTATCAGAGCAATAGATGGACTTTTGACTTTAGGGAAAGGGCAAAGGGTAGGGATCTTTGCAGGATCTGGCATTGGTAAAACTACACTTCTTGGAATGATATCAAGATTTTGTAACGCACAGGTAAATATTATTGCTCTAGTTGGAGAAAGAGGTCGTGAGGTTAGAGAGTTTTTGGAGGAAAGCCTAGGCGAGGATGGCCTTACTAAATCTGTAGTGATAGTGTCAACTTCAGATAATCCTCCTTCCCAGAGAGTACTTTCGGCCTTTACTGCGACTGTGATAGCAGAATACTTTAGGGACCTTGGGATGGATGTTCTTATGGTGATGGATTCTCTAACAAGAGTTTGTATGGCACAAAGGGAATTGGGACTCTCAATTGGAGAGCCACCTACTACTAGAGGATATCCGCCATCTGTTTTCACGATGATGGCAAGACTTTTAGAGAGAGCGGGGACTTCCGATAAGGGTTCAATAACTGGCATTTATACTGTACTTGTAGAAGGGGATGACCTTGCAGAGCCAATAGCAGATCATGCAAGAAGTATATTGGATGGTCATATAGTCTTATCTAGAGACCTTGCCGAAAGGGGGTACTATCCTCCAATTGATATTTCACAAAGCATAAGCAGGCTAATGAGTTCTATCACTGATAAAGAGCATCTAAATCTTAGTTATCGAATAAAAGAGTTGATAGCCTCATATAAGGAGGCGTATGATCTTATTAACATAGGGGCATATCAGAAAGGTTCAAATTCAAAGATTGACGAAAGTATAGAAAAGATGTCGAAAATAGAGGAATTTTTAAAACAATCACCTGATGACGCTTCAAGCTTTGATAATACTCGTAGACTTCTGGAGGAGATATTGATATGA
- a CDS encoding surface-adhesin E family protein encodes MEDRWFLGVATEDEDYFIDTRSIQEEDGFLEVIIKEVLKSESAKNRELEFIESKINKKINLDHSLWKWRFNPKNMTYTILSIGYFDSNGKLLLNMKSDESDLHWEEIEPETAAENIFEAVKDVVQNMPEKGI; translated from the coding sequence ATGGAAGATAGATGGTTTTTAGGGGTTGCAACAGAAGATGAAGATTACTTTATAGATACACGCTCAATTCAAGAAGAGGATGGTTTTTTGGAAGTAATAATAAAGGAAGTTTTAAAGAGTGAATCAGCAAAAAATCGAGAATTAGAATTTATTGAGTCTAAGATTAATAAAAAAATAAATTTAGATCACTCCCTTTGGAAGTGGAGATTCAATCCTAAAAATATGACGTATACCATTCTTTCTATTGGATACTTCGATTCGAATGGCAAATTACTTCTTAATATGAAAAGCGATGAAAGCGATCTACATTGGGAGGAAATAGAGCCTGAAACTGCTGCTGAAAACATCTTTGAAGCGGTAAAAGACGTAGTGCAAAATATGCCTGAAAAAGGGATATAA
- a CDS encoding glycosyltransferase, translating to MSFDIVFSGIYDKYQLYNSLEGSDWELAVVNIHIIRGQVFFDIVLCDKLRNKIFPIFLNTFEENRLLIPNVLKTIDITNLSKIFEQSFTIISSYKDNIKPPNTTIFTENYNYIKSLDNNVNPHRRSFPGIGNASYLKFILFYKHVANIIRLRNKKRLDLNILDCSCGSGYGSIILGFIDNAVICGADKDEGAINLAKALNFSKENVSFVNSSMEDLYKFGSKYDYVVSLETIEHVQDSEKFLNCAIDLLKGDGTLILSVPHWRYHGSDLNSDHVSNWTPDKVKKFFDKFFERVEVYFTEVVNLDNVLNQDFSLKEDIDKKAIENIFVIAKIKNRRYSSTFYVGRKPRRLLFVNHSIPPYEHTGTPLATYSQMKHMRSLGYETAVLIPHPDASTKFKKENALSDTVYKIPILNWQERFLDDAFSGYNLRDYLGMVEDVLDDFKPDIIHLGDYVGMSSKIIELFEAKGIPICREVHAIEELCLKIRPSGGNMDGLCTGPESVEKCAKCVLNSMYESNELFSIRLLSEIIGKLLARFRYINYLYAKFDAVIFPSSSWMEYMMNYLKINKDRAFVVPIGIDMKSPRKIFMQEDSIKRKNLNLAYLGTVAMGKGLGILERLFKDKDLLSRDFNLYIFGRCQDGESEEKVKCLEEESFGKVIYMGSYERDDLPKILSSMDLGILPYLYESYSMVTRELLYFGIPVISFNTYGIDEIIKDSYNGFLIELGDVESMKEKIVYILDNKELIAKLKEGAFNTSIITPQEEARMLDEIYKRIAKK from the coding sequence ATGTCATTTGATATTGTATTTTCTGGCATTTATGATAAATATCAACTATATAACTCTTTAGAGGGCTCAGATTGGGAACTTGCTGTCGTAAACATTCACATAATCAGAGGACAGGTTTTTTTTGATATAGTTCTTTGCGATAAGTTGAGAAACAAAATATTTCCTATTTTTCTAAATACATTTGAAGAAAATAGGCTATTAATCCCCAATGTATTGAAAACTATTGATATAACTAACTTATCAAAAATTTTCGAGCAATCTTTTACAATAATCTCATCTTACAAAGATAACATAAAACCACCTAATACTACGATTTTTACTGAAAACTATAACTATATAAAGTCACTAGATAATAACGTTAACCCGCATAGAAGGTCATTTCCTGGTATTGGTAATGCATCGTATTTAAAGTTTATCTTGTTTTATAAGCATGTTGCTAATATTATTAGATTAAGAAATAAAAAAAGATTGGATCTTAATATCCTTGATTGTTCATGTGGCAGTGGTTATGGCTCGATTATTCTTGGCTTTATTGATAATGCTGTTATCTGTGGGGCTGATAAGGACGAAGGAGCAATCAATCTTGCAAAGGCGTTAAATTTTAGTAAAGAAAATGTAAGTTTCGTAAACTCCTCAATGGAAGATTTGTATAAATTTGGTTCTAAATATGACTATGTTGTGAGCCTTGAAACTATTGAACATGTCCAGGATTCTGAGAAATTTTTAAATTGTGCAATAGATCTCCTTAAAGGTGACGGTACTTTAATTCTAAGCGTTCCTCACTGGCGATATCACGGAAGCGATTTGAATTCCGATCATGTTAGTAATTGGACACCTGACAAGGTAAAAAAATTTTTCGATAAATTTTTTGAGAGGGTAGAAGTATACTTTACAGAAGTAGTAAATTTAGACAATGTTTTAAACCAGGACTTTAGTCTTAAAGAAGATATAGATAAAAAAGCAATCGAAAATATCTTTGTAATAGCAAAAATAAAAAACAGGAGATATTCTTCAACTTTTTATGTGGGGAGAAAACCAAGAAGGCTTCTTTTTGTAAACCACTCTATTCCTCCATATGAACATACAGGTACACCGTTGGCTACTTATTCCCAAATGAAGCATATGAGATCTTTAGGATATGAGACTGCTGTTTTGATACCTCACCCTGATGCATCTACAAAATTTAAAAAAGAGAATGCTTTGAGTGATACAGTTTATAAAATACCTATTCTCAATTGGCAGGAGAGATTTTTGGACGACGCCTTTTCTGGGTATAATTTACGGGACTATCTTGGTATGGTGGAAGATGTTCTGGATGACTTCAAGCCAGATATAATTCACCTGGGAGATTATGTGGGAATGAGCTCAAAGATTATAGAGCTATTTGAAGCAAAGGGTATTCCTATATGTAGAGAAGTTCACGCTATTGAAGAGCTGTGCTTAAAAATCAGACCATCTGGAGGCAATATGGATGGTTTGTGTACAGGTCCAGAGTCAGTTGAAAAGTGTGCAAAGTGTGTTCTTAATAGTATGTACGAATCAAATGAGCTTTTTTCAATTAGGCTTTTATCTGAAATTATAGGAAAACTTCTTGCAAGGTTTAGATACATCAACTACCTTTACGCTAAGTTTGACGCGGTTATCTTCCCATCTTCTAGTTGGATGGAATATATGATGAATTATTTAAAGATAAATAAGGACAGGGCATTTGTTGTGCCCATTGGTATAGATATGAAATCGCCGAGAAAAATTTTTATGCAAGAAGACTCTATTAAAAGAAAAAACCTTAATTTAGCTTATCTTGGCACTGTCGCAATGGGAAAGGGGCTTGGCATTTTAGAAAGACTATTCAAAGATAAAGATTTACTAAGTAGAGATTTTAACCTTTATATATTTGGCAGATGTCAGGACGGCGAATCAGAAGAAAAGGTTAAATGTCTTGAAGAGGAATCGTTTGGTAAGGTAATTTATATGGGATCATACGAAAGAGATGATTTACCAAAGATTCTTAGTTCTATGGATCTAGGCATTTTGCCATATTTATATGAATCATATTCTATGGTTACAAGAGAACTATTGTATTTTGGTATTCCCGTAATCTCATTTAATACCTATGGTATAGATGAAATAATAAAAGACTCTTATAACGGTTTTCTTATAGAATTAGGTGATGTAGAAAGTATGAAGGAAAAAATTGTTTACATATTGGATAACAAAGAATTAATTGCCAAATTAAAAGAAGGCGCTTTTAACACCTCTATTATCACTCCACAGGAAGAAGCGCGCATGTTAGATGAGATATACAAGAGAATAGCGAAAAAATAA